In one window of Lewinella sp. 4G2 DNA:
- a CDS encoding T9SS type A sorting domain-containing protein, producing the protein MVFAISGRIVMSQIFNGLSTFVDLSAFNPGVYIISFEQAGKINERRKVVVQ; encoded by the coding sequence GTGGTATTCGCTATTAGTGGTAGAATAGTCATGTCTCAAATATTTAACGGGCTTAGCACTTTTGTTGATTTAAGTGCATTTAATCCTGGAGTCTACATTATATCTTTTGAGCAGGCTGGTAAAATAAATGAGCGAAGAAAAGTTGTAGTTCAATAA